From Acropora muricata isolate sample 2 chromosome 14, ASM3666990v1, whole genome shotgun sequence, one genomic window encodes:
- the LOC136898559 gene encoding receptor-type tyrosine-protein phosphatase F-like isoform X3 has protein sequence MASLRVTLFLSFLWSVNANDLSPPQVPKGYVTGDTSIKLTWEVKSPSKGSIFELRWKSDGNESSMLLPGVTGSVTLNHLKVYTGYSFRIRRGFKNGTWGAFSKYTRVWTPAGAPTGPPANVTAFNKSAVAIMVFWERIPRPHRNGIVVGYKVCYKRADSVNSVMYCTAVHAHGIELGGLKPFTPYWVTVLGYTTKGEGPTSEPVKVWTDQFVPSAAPKVLSLSANKTAIDVSWAPIPRKYVNGILRGYYVIYWKRPRMSPDNHVIQVNQSTLRVVITGLERNSTYGLRLAGLTKVRAWLRNGALSPTYNVTTKYGLHTPQNVKVYSICSTCLRVTWDPVFVPIDENPLTGYRLVCRQEASGKTIVKVVGPTQSSTKLKYLQKFSSYTVTVSSVGKNELGDPSEAVTVTTLEDVPSRAPNVTQARSSGPRSIFIEWSPVPETYLHGILRGYYLYYKKGISRARRFAIEVGVVKTISVNKTARSLELTGLTPFTFYEVWVTAYTHAGYGPASKPLTVITDEDVPSRAPRILEVSAISPESVFVKWEPIPRRHLQGHLQGYLLFYSQKDTRRHVINITVNSSLTHVTLDHMKPQTEYVVWIAGFTRKGAGPDSEREFVSTPVPVPGSPLNVRVDAESPRSVRITWQSQTGLAGQVTRYMVKWRHVGKPDDVNLNGQKVVSVGSPYLREAQVDGLKPYNMYSFVVREEARSSNWSKFSADVHFIMPEDVPSPPRGVFMKSKEELRLVLQWRKPEETNGVIKKYVVHFTNANGENITYTAYSKVDKENVTHEFTLPDVEAEYKIKVQAYNSLPGRMSEEITVRHEPRIQISEVHNPESSKSKPIWIVAILIGVILLLLLVVAIVLIRRNSKRLMEPIQKLSIISKSSPPRQPIPVKELAAHCARFHANNNALFTDEFKSLERVAWKSSWEASHAAFNRSKNRYCNIVAYDHSRVVLKSVRDIAGSDYINANYVDGYNSPAKYIATQGPLKHTVNDFWRMVWEKNVKTIVMIETHDNNKDPDCEKYWQETEPTEYGHVTVSHLSSCAMTDWVVREFIVWSTESDCTEKRDVFQYHFTNWPDHGVPFDTSSFLMFHHKLRGALSVDPGPVLVHCSAGVGRTGCFIAIDSLMEQMESEEVVDVYGFVTKMRNQRNFMVQTQEQYWFIHDVLRDSCICGETTISSNELGSGLLCVSGVEPEVVEQRTAEFENLQVFPVDSLMFKDAMEHCNLRKNRCQETLPFDHNRVRLSVMPGELGSDYINASFIDSYNECQIYIATQAPMENTVGDFWRMIWEQRSTIVVMLDDSEGTDSEQSTRYWPDESCNSYGSIYVTKIDEERLEDLTQRVFKLWQRGSAESRLLYHFQYRRWLGNTLPRAQSFVYLHQQVHKMRSGNEREGSIVVHCSNGDGRTGVFLALSLSIERLETEDSVDIFQTLRWLRSQRARLVTSLEQYNYCYDLIKSYLAWRTINTIQNDYV, from the exons ATGGCTTCATTGCGTGTTACTCTTTTTCTGAGCTTTCTGTGGTCGGTGAATGCAAACG ACCTCAGTCCTCCACAAGTGCCCAAGGGATATGTCACGGGTGACACAAGCATTAAACTGACTTGGGAGGTGAAATCTCCGTCAAAAGGAAGCATTTTCGAGCTACGATGGAAAAGCGACGGCAACGAATCGTCAATGCTGCTTCCTGGCGTGACAGGCAGCGTGACACTGAATCATCTTAAGGTTTACACGGGATACTCTTTTCGAATTCGAAGAGGCTTCAAGAATGGAACATGGGGTGCTTTCAGCAAGTATACCCGCGTATGGACCCCAGCGGGAG CTCCCACGGGCCCACCAGCCAACGTGACAGCGTTTAACAAAAGCGCCGTCGCCATCATGGTTTTTTGGGAACGGATTCCAAGGCCCCACCGGAATGGAATAGTGGTTGGTTACAAAGTGTGCTACAAAAGAGCTGATTCTGTGAACAGTGTTATGTACTGCACAGCGGTTCACGCCCACGGAATAGAGCTTGGTGGCTTGAAGCCGTTTACGCCTTATTGGGTGACAGTTTTGGGTTACACTACCAAAGGCGAAGGACCCACAAGTGAACCGGTAAAAGTGTGGACAGACCAGTTTG TACCATCCGCCGCACCGAAAGTGTTGTCTCTGTCGGCCAATAAAACAGCTATCGATGTCTCCTGGGCCCCAATACCTCGGAAGTACGTCAACGGAATCCTGCGAGGATATTACGTCATATACTGGAAAAGGCCACGCATGTCTCCTGATAATCACGTGATTCAAGTCAACCAGTCAACACTTCGTGTGGTTATCACTGGTCTCGAAAGGAACTCCACGTATGGGCTTCGTCTGGCGGGGCTCACAAAAGTTAGGGCTTGGCTTAGAAATGGTGCTCTTAGCCCTACATACAACGTAACCACCAAATACG GTCTACACACTCCACAAAATGTGAAAGTATACAGCATATGCTCGACCTGCCTGCGAGTGACCTGGGATCCAGTATTTGTTCCCATAGATGAGAATCCCTTAACAGGCTATCGCTTGGTCTGCCGCCAGGAGGCTTCTGGAAAGACAATCGTAAAAGTTGTTGGACCTACACAGTCAAGCACTAAGTTGAAATATCTTCAAAAATTTTCCTCTTACACTGTCACTGTGTCTTCAGTGGGGAAAAATGAATTGGGGGACCCTAGTGAGGCAGTGACGGTGACCACCCTGGAAGATG tCCCCAGCCGAGCCCCAAACGTAACTCAGGCTCGAAGCTCAGGCCCTCGCAGTATATTCATAGAATGGAGTCCAGTCCCAGAAACCTACTTGCACGGCATTTTGAGAGGATACTATTTGTATTACAAGAAGGGAATATCCAGGGCAAGACGATTTGCGATTGAGGTGGGGGTTGTGAAAACAATATCTGTTAACAAGACAGCAAGGAGTCTGGAACTAACAGGCTTAACGCCCTTCACATTTTACGAGGTCTGGGTGACTGCTTACACGCATGCGGGTTACGGTCCAGCGAGCAAGCCGCTGACAGTTATCACAGACGAGGATG TTCCATCTCGAGCTCCTCGAATTCTTGAAGTCTCAGCCATAAGTCCGGAGTCTGTGTTTGTCAAATGGGAACCCATTCCACGAAGACACTTGCAAGGGCATCTGCAAGGTTACCTCTTGTTCTACAGTCAGAAGGATACAAGACGACATGTTATAAATATCACTGTAAACTCATCTTTGACGCATGTCACCTTGGACCATATGAAACCGCAAACAGAGTATGTTGTGTGGATCGCAGGCTTTACGAGAAAGGGTGCCGGCCCAGACAGCGAAAGGGAGTTTGTTTCCACTCCAGTCCCTG TTCCAGGCAGCCCTTTGAATGTGCGAGTTGACGCAGAGAGCCCTCGGAGCGTGCGTATCACGTGGCAATCACAAACAGGCTTGGCTGGCCAAGTCACCCGTTACATGGTGAAGTGGCGTCATGTGGGTAAACCCGATGACGTCAACCTGAATGGACAAAAGGTCGTGTCAGTGGGCTCTCCTTACCTCAGGGAGGCTCAAGTTGATGGTCTGAAACCGTATAACATGTATTCGTTTGTGGTCCGGGAGGAAGCTCGGTCCAGCAACTGGAGCAAATTCTCTGCTGATGTGCATTTTATTATGCCAGAAGATG TTCCGTCACCTCCTCGCGGAGTTTTCATGAAGTCGAAGGAGGAATTGCGCTTGGTTCTTCAGTGGAGAAAGCCAGAAGAAACTAACGGGGTTATCAAGAAATATGTTGTGCATTTTACTAACGCCAACGGAGAGAATATAACCTATACCGCATATTCTAAAGTGGACAAGGAGAATGTGACGCACGAATTCACTCTCCCTGATGTCGAGGCTGAGTATAAGATAAAG GTGCAAGCATATAATTCTTTACCCGGACGCATGAGTGAAGAGATCACAGTCCGTCATGAACCAAGAATACAGATATCAGAAG TGCACAATCCTGAATCTTCGAAGTCCAAGCCAATCTGGATTGTAGCTATTTTGATTGGTGTTATCTTGCTGTTATTGTTGGTAGTTGCAATTGTACTTATCAG AAGGAATTCTAAGCGTCTAATGGAGCCTATACAGAAAT TATCGATCATTTCTAAGAGCTCACCACCAAGGCAACCCATTCCAGTGAAAGAGCTGGCAGCTCACTGCGCCCGTTTCCATGCCAACAACAACGCCTTGTTCACCGATGAGTTTAAG AGCCTTGAACGCGTGGCGTGGAAATCTTCGTGGGAAGCGAGTCACGCGGCCTTTAATAGAAGCAAGAACCGCTACTGCAATATCGTCGCAT ATGACCATAGTCGAGTTGTGTTGAAATCCGTGAGAGACATCGCTGGATCAGACTACATCAATGCTAATTATGTTGAT GGCTACAACTCTCCGGCCAAGTACATTGCAACTCAAG GTCCTTTGAAGCACACTGTGAACGATTTCTGGAGAATGGTTTGGGAGAAGAATGTAAAGACCATTGTGATGATCGAAACACACGACAACAAC AAAGATCCTGACTGTGAGAAATATTGGCAAGAAACAGAACCCACTGAGTATGGTCACGTGACAGTGTCACACCTCAGTAGTTGTGCCATGACGGACTGGGTCGTCAGGGAATTTATCGTTTGG TCAACAGAATCTGATTGTACAGAAAAGCGGGATGTGTTTCAATATCACTTCACTAATTGGCCTGATCACGGGGTGCCATTTGACACTTCATCGTTCTTGATGTTCCATCACAAACTGAGGGGCGCTTTGTCTGTTGATCCAGGACCTGTTCTAGTTCACTGCAG CGCTGGCGTTGGAAGAACAGGTTGCTTCATCGCCATCGATTCGTTGATGGAACAGATGGAATCCGAAGAGGTGGTGGACGTGTATGGGTTTGTTACCAAGATGAGAAATCAAAGGAATTTTATGGTGCAAACTCAG GAGCAGTACTGGTTCATCCATGATGTTCTCAGAGACTCATGCATCTGCGGTGAGACTACCATCTCATCAAACGAACTGGGCAGCGGTCTGCTTTGCGTGTCTGGAGTTGAGCCCGAGGTTGTTGAACAAAGGACAGCGGAGTTTGAG AATCTTCAAGTCTTTCCAGTAGATTCTCTGATGTTTAAGGATGCAATGGAGCATTGCAACTTGCGAAAGAACCGCTGTCAGGAGACATTGCCCT TTGACCACAACAGAGTCCGACTCAGTGTCATGCCGGGTGAACTTGGTTCAGATTACATCAACGCAAGCTTCATTGAT AGTTACAACGAGTGTCAAATATATATCGCCACTCAAGCACCAATGGAAAACACCGTCGGTGACTTCTGGCGCATGATCTGGGAGCAGCGGTCTACCATTGTTGTCATGCTCGACGATTCAGAAGGCACTGACTCG GAACAAAGCACACGATATTGGCCAGATGAAAGTTGCAATTCATATGGAAGCATATACGTAACCAAGATTGACGAGGAAAGACTCGAAGATCTTACGCAGAGAGTGTTCAAACTTTGGCAGCGAGGG AGCGCTGAAAGTCGGCTGTTATATCATTTTCAATACCGTCGTTGGCTGGGGAACACGCTCCCTCGTGCCCAGTCGTTTGTGTACCTTCATCAACAAGTCCACAAGATGCGGTCTGGGAATGAGCGCGAGGGCTCCATAGTTGTCCATTGCAG TAACGGTGATGGCCGAACTGGAGTGTTTCTCGCCCTGTCTTTGAGTATCGAACGATTGGAGACCGAGGACAGCGTTGACATTTTCCAGACTCTTAGATGGTTAAGGTCACAGAGAGCGAGACTGGTCACTAGTTTG GAACAGTACAATTACTGCTATGATCTGATCAAGAGTTACTTGGCCTGGAGAACCATCAATACAATCCAGAATGATTACGTTTGA
- the LOC136898559 gene encoding receptor-type tyrosine-protein phosphatase F-like isoform X1, producing MSNVLVVNPYFKLHRCPWDAVHFSKKDLSPPQVPKGYVTGDTSIKLTWEVKSPSKGSIFELRWKSDGNESSMLLPGVTGSVTLNHLKVYTGYSFRIRRGFKNGTWGAFSKYTRVWTPAGAPTGPPANVTAFNKSAVAIMVFWERIPRPHRNGIVVGYKVCYKRADSVNSVMYCTAVHAHGIELGGLKPFTPYWVTVLGYTTKGEGPTSEPVKVWTDQFVPSAAPKVLSLSANKTAIDVSWAPIPRKYVNGILRGYYVIYWKRPRMSPDNHVIQVNQSTLRVVITGLERNSTYGLRLAGLTKVRAWLRNGALSPTYNVTTKYGLHTPQNVKVYSICSTCLRVTWDPVFVPIDENPLTGYRLVCRQEASGKTIVKVVGPTQSSTKLKYLQKFSSYTVTVSSVGKNELGDPSEAVTVTTLEDVPSRAPNVTQARSSGPRSIFIEWSPVPETYLHGILRGYYLYYKKGISRARRFAIEVGVVKTISVNKTARSLELTGLTPFTFYEVWVTAYTHAGYGPASKPLTVITDEDVPSRAPRILEVSAISPESVFVKWEPIPRRHLQGHLQGYLLFYSQKDTRRHVINITVNSSLTHVTLDHMKPQTEYVVWIAGFTRKGAGPDSEREFVSTPVPVPGSPLNVRVDAESPRSVRITWQSQTGLAGQVTRYMVKWRHVGKPDDVNLNGQKVVSVGSPYLREAQVDGLKPYNMYSFVVREEARSSNWSKFSADVHFIMPEDVPSPPRGVFMKSKEELRLVLQWRKPEETNGVIKKYVVHFTNANGENITYTAYSKVDKENVTHEFTLPDVEAEYKIKVQAYNSLPGRMSEEITVRHEPRIQISEVHNPESSKSKPIWIVAILIGVILLLLLVVAIVLIRRNSKRLMEPIQKLSIISKSSPPRQPIPVKELAAHCARFHANNNALFTDEFKSLERVAWKSSWEASHAAFNRSKNRYCNIVAYDHSRVVLKSVRDIAGSDYINANYVDGYNSPAKYIATQGPLKHTVNDFWRMVWEKNVKTIVMIETHDNNKDPDCEKYWQETEPTEYGHVTVSHLSSCAMTDWVVREFIVWSTESDCTEKRDVFQYHFTNWPDHGVPFDTSSFLMFHHKLRGALSVDPGPVLVHCSAGVGRTGCFIAIDSLMEQMESEEVVDVYGFVTKMRNQRNFMVQTQEQYWFIHDVLRDSCICGETTISSNELGSGLLCVSGVEPEVVEQRTAEFENLQVFPVDSLMFKDAMEHCNLRKNRCQETLPFDHNRVRLSVMPGELGSDYINASFIDSYNECQIYIATQAPMENTVGDFWRMIWEQRSTIVVMLDDSEGTDSEQSTRYWPDESCNSYGSIYVTKIDEERLEDLTQRVFKLWQRGSAESRLLYHFQYRRWLGNTLPRAQSFVYLHQQVHKMRSGNEREGSIVVHCSNGDGRTGVFLALSLSIERLETEDSVDIFQTLRWLRSQRARLVTSLEQYNYCYDLIKSYLAWRTINTIQNDYV from the exons ATGTCAAATGTTCTCGTGGTAAACCCTTATTTCAAGCTCCATAGATGCCCTTGGGACGCTGtacatttttcaaaaaaag ACCTCAGTCCTCCACAAGTGCCCAAGGGATATGTCACGGGTGACACAAGCATTAAACTGACTTGGGAGGTGAAATCTCCGTCAAAAGGAAGCATTTTCGAGCTACGATGGAAAAGCGACGGCAACGAATCGTCAATGCTGCTTCCTGGCGTGACAGGCAGCGTGACACTGAATCATCTTAAGGTTTACACGGGATACTCTTTTCGAATTCGAAGAGGCTTCAAGAATGGAACATGGGGTGCTTTCAGCAAGTATACCCGCGTATGGACCCCAGCGGGAG CTCCCACGGGCCCACCAGCCAACGTGACAGCGTTTAACAAAAGCGCCGTCGCCATCATGGTTTTTTGGGAACGGATTCCAAGGCCCCACCGGAATGGAATAGTGGTTGGTTACAAAGTGTGCTACAAAAGAGCTGATTCTGTGAACAGTGTTATGTACTGCACAGCGGTTCACGCCCACGGAATAGAGCTTGGTGGCTTGAAGCCGTTTACGCCTTATTGGGTGACAGTTTTGGGTTACACTACCAAAGGCGAAGGACCCACAAGTGAACCGGTAAAAGTGTGGACAGACCAGTTTG TACCATCCGCCGCACCGAAAGTGTTGTCTCTGTCGGCCAATAAAACAGCTATCGATGTCTCCTGGGCCCCAATACCTCGGAAGTACGTCAACGGAATCCTGCGAGGATATTACGTCATATACTGGAAAAGGCCACGCATGTCTCCTGATAATCACGTGATTCAAGTCAACCAGTCAACACTTCGTGTGGTTATCACTGGTCTCGAAAGGAACTCCACGTATGGGCTTCGTCTGGCGGGGCTCACAAAAGTTAGGGCTTGGCTTAGAAATGGTGCTCTTAGCCCTACATACAACGTAACCACCAAATACG GTCTACACACTCCACAAAATGTGAAAGTATACAGCATATGCTCGACCTGCCTGCGAGTGACCTGGGATCCAGTATTTGTTCCCATAGATGAGAATCCCTTAACAGGCTATCGCTTGGTCTGCCGCCAGGAGGCTTCTGGAAAGACAATCGTAAAAGTTGTTGGACCTACACAGTCAAGCACTAAGTTGAAATATCTTCAAAAATTTTCCTCTTACACTGTCACTGTGTCTTCAGTGGGGAAAAATGAATTGGGGGACCCTAGTGAGGCAGTGACGGTGACCACCCTGGAAGATG tCCCCAGCCGAGCCCCAAACGTAACTCAGGCTCGAAGCTCAGGCCCTCGCAGTATATTCATAGAATGGAGTCCAGTCCCAGAAACCTACTTGCACGGCATTTTGAGAGGATACTATTTGTATTACAAGAAGGGAATATCCAGGGCAAGACGATTTGCGATTGAGGTGGGGGTTGTGAAAACAATATCTGTTAACAAGACAGCAAGGAGTCTGGAACTAACAGGCTTAACGCCCTTCACATTTTACGAGGTCTGGGTGACTGCTTACACGCATGCGGGTTACGGTCCAGCGAGCAAGCCGCTGACAGTTATCACAGACGAGGATG TTCCATCTCGAGCTCCTCGAATTCTTGAAGTCTCAGCCATAAGTCCGGAGTCTGTGTTTGTCAAATGGGAACCCATTCCACGAAGACACTTGCAAGGGCATCTGCAAGGTTACCTCTTGTTCTACAGTCAGAAGGATACAAGACGACATGTTATAAATATCACTGTAAACTCATCTTTGACGCATGTCACCTTGGACCATATGAAACCGCAAACAGAGTATGTTGTGTGGATCGCAGGCTTTACGAGAAAGGGTGCCGGCCCAGACAGCGAAAGGGAGTTTGTTTCCACTCCAGTCCCTG TTCCAGGCAGCCCTTTGAATGTGCGAGTTGACGCAGAGAGCCCTCGGAGCGTGCGTATCACGTGGCAATCACAAACAGGCTTGGCTGGCCAAGTCACCCGTTACATGGTGAAGTGGCGTCATGTGGGTAAACCCGATGACGTCAACCTGAATGGACAAAAGGTCGTGTCAGTGGGCTCTCCTTACCTCAGGGAGGCTCAAGTTGATGGTCTGAAACCGTATAACATGTATTCGTTTGTGGTCCGGGAGGAAGCTCGGTCCAGCAACTGGAGCAAATTCTCTGCTGATGTGCATTTTATTATGCCAGAAGATG TTCCGTCACCTCCTCGCGGAGTTTTCATGAAGTCGAAGGAGGAATTGCGCTTGGTTCTTCAGTGGAGAAAGCCAGAAGAAACTAACGGGGTTATCAAGAAATATGTTGTGCATTTTACTAACGCCAACGGAGAGAATATAACCTATACCGCATATTCTAAAGTGGACAAGGAGAATGTGACGCACGAATTCACTCTCCCTGATGTCGAGGCTGAGTATAAGATAAAG GTGCAAGCATATAATTCTTTACCCGGACGCATGAGTGAAGAGATCACAGTCCGTCATGAACCAAGAATACAGATATCAGAAG TGCACAATCCTGAATCTTCGAAGTCCAAGCCAATCTGGATTGTAGCTATTTTGATTGGTGTTATCTTGCTGTTATTGTTGGTAGTTGCAATTGTACTTATCAG AAGGAATTCTAAGCGTCTAATGGAGCCTATACAGAAAT TATCGATCATTTCTAAGAGCTCACCACCAAGGCAACCCATTCCAGTGAAAGAGCTGGCAGCTCACTGCGCCCGTTTCCATGCCAACAACAACGCCTTGTTCACCGATGAGTTTAAG AGCCTTGAACGCGTGGCGTGGAAATCTTCGTGGGAAGCGAGTCACGCGGCCTTTAATAGAAGCAAGAACCGCTACTGCAATATCGTCGCAT ATGACCATAGTCGAGTTGTGTTGAAATCCGTGAGAGACATCGCTGGATCAGACTACATCAATGCTAATTATGTTGAT GGCTACAACTCTCCGGCCAAGTACATTGCAACTCAAG GTCCTTTGAAGCACACTGTGAACGATTTCTGGAGAATGGTTTGGGAGAAGAATGTAAAGACCATTGTGATGATCGAAACACACGACAACAAC AAAGATCCTGACTGTGAGAAATATTGGCAAGAAACAGAACCCACTGAGTATGGTCACGTGACAGTGTCACACCTCAGTAGTTGTGCCATGACGGACTGGGTCGTCAGGGAATTTATCGTTTGG TCAACAGAATCTGATTGTACAGAAAAGCGGGATGTGTTTCAATATCACTTCACTAATTGGCCTGATCACGGGGTGCCATTTGACACTTCATCGTTCTTGATGTTCCATCACAAACTGAGGGGCGCTTTGTCTGTTGATCCAGGACCTGTTCTAGTTCACTGCAG CGCTGGCGTTGGAAGAACAGGTTGCTTCATCGCCATCGATTCGTTGATGGAACAGATGGAATCCGAAGAGGTGGTGGACGTGTATGGGTTTGTTACCAAGATGAGAAATCAAAGGAATTTTATGGTGCAAACTCAG GAGCAGTACTGGTTCATCCATGATGTTCTCAGAGACTCATGCATCTGCGGTGAGACTACCATCTCATCAAACGAACTGGGCAGCGGTCTGCTTTGCGTGTCTGGAGTTGAGCCCGAGGTTGTTGAACAAAGGACAGCGGAGTTTGAG AATCTTCAAGTCTTTCCAGTAGATTCTCTGATGTTTAAGGATGCAATGGAGCATTGCAACTTGCGAAAGAACCGCTGTCAGGAGACATTGCCCT TTGACCACAACAGAGTCCGACTCAGTGTCATGCCGGGTGAACTTGGTTCAGATTACATCAACGCAAGCTTCATTGAT AGTTACAACGAGTGTCAAATATATATCGCCACTCAAGCACCAATGGAAAACACCGTCGGTGACTTCTGGCGCATGATCTGGGAGCAGCGGTCTACCATTGTTGTCATGCTCGACGATTCAGAAGGCACTGACTCG GAACAAAGCACACGATATTGGCCAGATGAAAGTTGCAATTCATATGGAAGCATATACGTAACCAAGATTGACGAGGAAAGACTCGAAGATCTTACGCAGAGAGTGTTCAAACTTTGGCAGCGAGGG AGCGCTGAAAGTCGGCTGTTATATCATTTTCAATACCGTCGTTGGCTGGGGAACACGCTCCCTCGTGCCCAGTCGTTTGTGTACCTTCATCAACAAGTCCACAAGATGCGGTCTGGGAATGAGCGCGAGGGCTCCATAGTTGTCCATTGCAG TAACGGTGATGGCCGAACTGGAGTGTTTCTCGCCCTGTCTTTGAGTATCGAACGATTGGAGACCGAGGACAGCGTTGACATTTTCCAGACTCTTAGATGGTTAAGGTCACAGAGAGCGAGACTGGTCACTAGTTTG GAACAGTACAATTACTGCTATGATCTGATCAAGAGTTACTTGGCCTGGAGAACCATCAATACAATCCAGAATGATTACGTTTGA